The sequence CCGCCTCATCAAGGTGGAGGCCCACGAGAAGAATGGCAAGGGCCAccccagcgccggccccgcgccggcccccgaCCAGGACAAGGGCAAGAGTGCCAAGGCGGAGACGGTAagcgggtggggggggggacgggacgtGCGGTGGCGGGGGGCGATGGCCCTGCGGCGTCCCGCCGCCCCCTCTAGCCGCGGCCAGCACGGCGCCTCGCTAGCCTGGCCACCCCGGCACTGCACCCGGCCGCTTTTCCGAGCACCCTTCATCGGGGAGGGGGGATGCCCATCCCTGCTCCCCGCTCTGAGCTTTTCCTGGGAAGATGGCACCGACTGCGGAGGGAGCGGGGGCTTTGCACGTCCCGGCAccgggggagccgccgcggccagGTCGGTGATCCGGTGGCACCGTGCCCCTTCCCTTGCCCCGCACAGGTCATCATCCTGGAGGACTACGCCGACCCCTACGACGCCAAGCGCACCAAGGGGCAGCGGGAGGCCGAGCGCCTGGGCGAGAACGACGGCTACATGGAGCCCTACGACGCCCAGCAGATGATCACAGGTGGGTGGTCATCCCGCCGTCCCCACCGGCCCGCCGTCTCCGCTGCCCCCTCCATCCCACCGCCCAGCCCCCTGTCCCGCCATCCCCATCATCCCATTCCGGTGGCCGCTTCGGCTTGCCGAGCCGGAGCCGCCAGGAGCTTCGCCCTCCCCGGCGCCAGCGGGACGGGGTGGCCGGCGGCGGatccgcccggcgcggcgcgggcctcGGGAGCAGGAAAGCAGCTCTCCCGTTTCCTGCCGCTGCACGGCAGAGATAAGCAGCGGCCGAGCGCGCGGGGGGCTGCTGCCCGGCCGTGCACCGCGGGCACGCGCCGGGGCGGCACGCCACGTCCCGCGGGAGCCAGCGGTGGCTCCGGGGCGCTCGCGGCGTGCTGGGACCGTGCCGCCCGGCGTGCCGGGGCCGTGCCGCCGCCGCGACCCCCCGCTCCACCCGCACAGCTGGGCAGAATAACAGGAAGCGAGTCGGCCggaagctggaaataaaggATTTGCTGCTGATGGTTTTTTTCCGTGCGGGGCGCCCAGGGGCTGTTTGTGCAAGCAGGGAGCCGGGTGCCGGGGGCGGCTCGGGGTGGGCGGCCGTGCTCGGCACCCCGGCGTGTGCAAACCCCACCACCCCGCAGAAatccgccgccgcggctccaAGGACCCGCTGGTCAAGGCGATCCTGCTGCTGGAGGGCCCCGGCGAGGCCGGCGAGGCCGGTGGCAAGCCGGAGCCGGCGGCCaggcgcccggcgccggggaAGGGCCCGCAGCTCTACGACACCCCCTACGAGCCCGGCGAGGGGCccaaggcggcggcggcggtgcgggcGGCCGAGGGGCGGCTGCCAGCGGACGACGAGCGCCCGGCGGCCGAGTACGAGCAGCCCTGGGAGTGGAAGAAGGAGCAGATCGTCAAGGCACTGTCGGGTGAGCGCCGGGGCTGGtggcgggggcagcggggcggccgcggggcgctgacgccgcctcccccccccccagcccagtTCGAGGGCTCGGAGCGGCCCAGGGAGGAGgtgccggcgccgcggcagcATCTCCGCCAGAAGAGCTGGACCCCCAGGATGCTgaagccggcggcggcggagcccaGCGAGGGCGAGCGGGTGGATCCGGCCGTGGCGCTGGAGAAGCAGCCGTGAGTGGTGGGCGCAGGGGGTCGGGGCGccccgagccgcggccgggccggcagcgcccCACCGCCGCTCAGCAccgccccggctccccctcAGCTGGTACCACGGGGCCATCACCCGCGCCGAGGCCGAGAGCCGGCTGCAGCCGTGCAAGGAGGCCGGATACCTGGTGCGGACCAGCGAGACCGGCAGCGGCAAGTACTCCATCGCCCTCAAGTGAGTGGCCGGGGCGAGGGGGGGTCCCAgccccgggggagggggggggtcccggccctGCGGGGTCCATCTGCAACCCGCGCTGGcgtcccggggggggggggggggatcgcGCCCCGGAgcaggggggcccaggcgtcctggccCGGGGAGCTGCCCGCGCAGGGGCCGCGGCGCcagggcggccccctccccgccgcggcaTTGtcggcagcgccggcggcgtTTCCTTCCTGAGGAAGCGGAGCCCCTGGAGCCGAAACAATCGGAGCGGGGAAAGGGAACAAATAGAGGGTGGAtcgggcagcggggcggccccggggccggaccggcgcccggccccgctgacgcccgccgccgccgcaggacCAGCCAGGGCTGCGTCCACATCATCGTGGCCCAGACCAAGGACAACAAGTACATGCTGAGCCAGACCAGCGGCGTCTTCGCCAGCATCCCCGAGGTTGTGCACTACTACTCCACCGAGAAGCTGCCCTTCAAGGGCGCCGAGCACATGGCCCTGCTCTACCCCGTGCACTGCAAGCTGCACTAGCGCCCGTGCGGCCGGCGAGCCGCGGGCCCCCGCGGGGCTGGACTCCGGCAGGGCCGTGCCGCCGGCACGCAGCccgcctgccccgcggcgcggccggctcCAGCCCCTCAGTGGGGCCGTGTAACTGAGTAATAAAATAAAGGTGTTGACTGAAAGGACGCGggctgggggccgtgctgggaTCGGTGCTGCCCTGGGGGGGGACCAAGGCAGGCCCCCGTGGCGAGGGTGCTGCGCGGCGGTGCAGAAAGGTCTGGAgacccccccaccaccaccaccaccactgctcCGGCTGTGGGGGTCAAAGCACAGGGTCCTCCTGTCCCGGGTGGCTGCAGCGCAGGGTGCTGGGCCATGCACCAAGCACCCTGGGCCATGCACTGAGCACCCTGCATTGGGCACCCTGCATTGAGCAGCGTGTGCTCGTGGCCGGCTCAGGACATCGTGGTCGTCAGGTCCCTGCCACCTTGTGGCTAGAGCTGCACGTCACCAGCTGGACAAGGCCatttttggagaggaaaaacaagcagcGCGGCCGACGCAGGCCCCGGGGAAGCCGGGCGGTACGGGGGTGTGGGGCTTTGCATGCACGGAGCGGGCAGGGTGCCGCCGGCCGCGCTGGCGCCATGGATCCCCGTATgcttgctgcagcctccccgcccccccggcaAGCCCCCAGCCACCCCTCGCTTTGGCGCACAGGAGGGCGAGAGCAGAACCCCCCACGGGGCAGCAGTATGGGGGGGGCAGGCAGCTTTGGGAccagccctggggctacccGGCCCCGCGGCACCTCGTGCCGTTCGGGAGGACGGAAGCGGGCGACTCGGCCCCGGCCTCGTGCTGGCCCCCCGCACACATCTG is a genomic window of Rhea pennata isolate bPtePen1 chromosome 31, bPtePen1.pri, whole genome shotgun sequence containing:
- the SHE gene encoding SH2 domain-containing adapter protein E, giving the protein MAAKWFKEFPSNLKTVSERARPGSGSLGKLCSPSRRSPGPGEPAGGAPPGKNRKNSAAELGGCRGAPGPGRDGGGRLSRDNLQGLLQAAAGRMRKNSRADGGPPEPPTKGCGTYINRLIKVEAHEKNGKGHPSAGPAPAPDQDKGKSAKAETVIILEDYADPYDAKRTKGQREAERLGENDGYMEPYDAQQMITEIRRRGSKDPLVKAILLLEGPGEAGEAGGKPEPAARRPAPGKGPQLYDTPYEPGEGPKAAAAVRAAEGRLPADDERPAAEYEQPWEWKKEQIVKALSAQFEGSERPREEVPAPRQHLRQKSWTPRMLKPAAAEPSEGERVDPAVALEKQPWYHGAITRAEAESRLQPCKEAGYLVRTSETGSGKYSIALKTSQGCVHIIVAQTKDNKYMLSQTSGVFASIPEVVHYYSTEKLPFKGAEHMALLYPVHCKLH